A window from Mangifera indica cultivar Alphonso chromosome 2, CATAS_Mindica_2.1, whole genome shotgun sequence encodes these proteins:
- the LOC123208729 gene encoding UPF0481 protein At3g47200-like, translating to MTEDSEPNPDRFCIFRVPKSIRKGKQEAYTPQIVSIGPLHHDREDLKDMEDQKEKYVREFFKRPTSKKREEVLAFIRSQEQEIRSHYSEECKLDSDAYVGMILRDAIFIIELFMRNDGEHESDFFINISAEMFALQLDLLLLENQLPYFLLEKLYSLLVPDGESFRKLCLNFFSDQMFFPDDPKEEKLKNGFEHFTDMQRAALVGDFERKESTFRHLPCATKLQESGVKFRCASKERCPLEIEFKQGELRMPELSVFHETDTILRNIMALEQCRYHDSLFVCSYVQLLDFLIEDKRDGQ from the coding sequence ATGACGGAAGACTCGGAGCCCAATCCTGATCGGTTTTGTATTTTTAGAGTCCCCAAAAGCATTCGTAAAGGAAAGCAAGAGGCTTACACTCCTCAAATAGTTTCAATCGGCCCTCTTCACCACGACCGAGAAGATCTCAAAGACATGGAAGACCAAAAAGAGAAATACGTAAGAGAGTTTTTCAAACGACCAACGAGCAAGAAACGTGAGGAAGTCTTAGCCTTCATCAGAAGCCAAGAGCAAGAGATACGAAGCCATTATTCAGAGGAATGCAAGCTCGACAGTGATGCGTATGTTGGGATGATTCTACGTGATGCTATTTTTATCATAGAGCTCTTCATGAGGAATGATGGAGAACATGAAAGTGactttttcataaatatatcaGCGGAAATGTTTGCTTTACAATTGGACTTGCTTTTACTGGAAAATCAACTTCCATATTTTTTACTCGAGAAATTATACAGTTTATTAGTCCCCGATGGCGAGTCCTTCAGGAAACTTTGTTTAAACTTCTTCAGTGATCAGATGTTTTTTCCAGATGATCCCAAGGAAGAGAAGCTCAAAAATGGGTTCGAACATTTCACCGATATGCAAAGAGCCGCTCTAGTGGGAGATTTCGAAAGAAAGGAGTCAACTTTTCGCCACTTACCTTGTGCCACAAAGCTACAAGAATCAGGAGTGAAATTCAGATGTGCTTCTAAAGAGAGATGCCCACTCGAGATAGAATTTAAGCAAGGCGAGCTGAGAATGCCAGAACTAAGCGTTTTCCACGAGACAGACACCATTCTAAGGAACATCATGGCTTTGGAGCAATGTCGCTATCACGATTCTCTGTTCGTCTGTTCTTATGTTCAACTTCTGGACTTTCTTATAGAAGACAAAAGGGATGGGCAGTGA